A genomic stretch from Bordetella sp. N includes:
- a CDS encoding CoA transferase: MTDQVEIPDAPICRAFLRRAADALGLPPSSLDNISFENEGVLPYVLPVDDFAIGTVAAAGAALRALLHTAPGRETAAAVRADASASTDASGASARLPRLTIDRRLTGLWFGTSIRPTGWELPPTWDSVAGDYRTADGWIRLHTNAAKHRAAAIAVLGCAEERESVAAAVARWTAHDLERAVVAAGGCAAAMHTREQWRAHPQGQAVAAEPLIAWTRHPLTAIPQWRPQRPAQRQPQGQGQQQPADHPLCPLTGLKVLDLTRILAGPVSTRFLAAFGADVLRIDPPGWDEPTLAPDITLGKRCARLNLRDQADRATFEALLKQADVLVHGYRPGALDGLGYDPAARRGINPALIDVSLDAYAWSGPWQGRRGFDSLVQMSSGIAHAGMVWRGADKPTPMPVQALDHGTGYLIAAAVLRGLAMRLEEGVAVTARLSLARTAEALFELGEWVDDETRESSLSRPGLKKRDEDFQADQEITVWGPAQRARPMLDLAGVPMRWDFPAGPLGVAKAEWQDASAGQDGV, encoded by the coding sequence ATGACGGATCAAGTCGAAATTCCGGATGCCCCGATTTGCCGGGCTTTCTTGCGGCGGGCCGCGGATGCGTTGGGATTGCCCCCCAGTTCCCTGGACAACATTTCCTTCGAAAACGAAGGCGTATTGCCCTACGTCCTGCCGGTCGACGACTTCGCCATCGGCACCGTCGCGGCGGCCGGCGCCGCGCTGCGGGCGCTGCTGCACACGGCGCCTGGCCGCGAGACCGCTGCCGCTGTTCGCGCAGACGCCTCGGCGAGCACCGACGCATCCGGTGCCTCCGCGCGTCTCCCGCGCCTGACGATCGATCGGCGCCTGACCGGCCTATGGTTCGGCACGTCGATCCGGCCAACAGGCTGGGAGTTGCCGCCGACGTGGGACAGCGTCGCCGGCGACTATCGCACTGCCGATGGCTGGATACGCCTGCACACGAATGCGGCGAAACACCGTGCGGCCGCCATCGCGGTATTGGGCTGCGCCGAAGAGCGAGAGTCCGTCGCGGCGGCAGTCGCGCGCTGGACGGCGCACGATCTGGAACGCGCCGTAGTGGCCGCCGGTGGCTGCGCGGCCGCCATGCACACCCGCGAGCAATGGCGTGCCCATCCCCAAGGCCAGGCCGTCGCGGCGGAGCCCCTGATCGCATGGACCCGGCACCCCTTGACCGCCATTCCGCAATGGCGCCCGCAACGGCCGGCGCAACGGCAGCCGCAAGGGCAAGGGCAGCAGCAACCAGCTGACCATCCCCTCTGCCCCCTCACGGGCCTGAAAGTCCTCGACCTGACCCGCATCCTGGCCGGCCCTGTCTCCACCCGCTTCCTGGCAGCCTTCGGCGCCGACGTGCTGCGCATCGATCCGCCCGGCTGGGACGAGCCAACGTTGGCGCCGGACATCACCTTGGGCAAGCGTTGCGCCCGCCTGAACCTGCGCGACCAGGCAGACCGCGCGACATTCGAAGCTCTCCTCAAGCAGGCAGACGTGCTGGTCCACGGTTACCGGCCCGGCGCGCTTGACGGCCTGGGTTACGACCCGGCCGCGCGCCGCGGCATCAACCCCGCGTTGATCGACGTCAGTCTGGATGCCTACGCCTGGAGCGGCCCCTGGCAAGGCCGGCGCGGTTTCGACAGCCTGGTGCAAATGAGCAGCGGCATCGCCCACGCCGGCATGGTCTGGCGCGGCGCGGACAAACCCACGCCCATGCCCGTGCAGGCGCTGGACCACGGCACCGGCTACCTGATCGCCGCGGCCGTCCTGCGCGGCCTGGCCATGCGCTTGGAAGAGGGCGTGGCGGTCACGGCGCGCCTGTCATTGGCGCGTACCGCCGAAGCCCTGTTCGAACTGGGGGAATGGGTCGATGACGAAACGCGCGAATCTTCCCTGTCGCGGCCGGGACTGAAGAAGCGCGACGAGGACTTCCAGGCGGATCAGGAAATCACGGT
- a CDS encoding citrate/2-methylcitrate synthase, with product MPWLNAQDALRILGVRPQTLYANVSRGRIRARPDARDSRRSEYREEDVMRLAKQARGRRKVATIAAEAIEWGDPVLPSSISTVFEGRHWYRGQDAILLSARAPLEDIAALLWQTDPVSFATLPSPLIARLRSAKPPSSSSAVATRAATASRPSPGSTAPPQQSLALAAGLVAMAQRAGQDLPTSGRTHALLRAEARDVMATLCAAMLGAPVPTGTSLHDHICACWRQPAAATFVRRALVLMADHELNASAFSVRVTISTGASLAAGVLAGLSALSGPLHAGATQAVAALAEAARQSGAEAAVRACLSQGRPVPGFGHPLYPDGDPRAAALLATAKPPLHYRRLADYVEQSVGEIASVDYALAAGCARHGLPPDAPFVLFALGRCVGWLAHALEQAEAQRLIRPRARYVGVPPAA from the coding sequence ATGCCATGGCTGAATGCTCAAGACGCGCTGCGCATACTGGGTGTGCGCCCGCAAACCTTGTACGCCAACGTCAGCCGTGGCCGCATACGTGCGCGTCCGGATGCGCGTGACAGCCGCCGCAGCGAATATCGCGAAGAAGACGTCATGCGCCTGGCCAAGCAGGCGCGTGGTCGCCGCAAGGTCGCGACCATCGCGGCCGAGGCGATCGAATGGGGCGACCCCGTGCTGCCATCGTCGATCTCGACGGTGTTCGAAGGCCGCCACTGGTACCGAGGCCAGGACGCCATCCTGCTATCCGCCCGCGCCCCCCTGGAAGACATCGCCGCCCTGCTCTGGCAAACCGATCCGGTGTCATTCGCGACCTTGCCCAGCCCCCTCATCGCCCGACTACGCTCCGCCAAACCGCCATCGTCATCATCCGCAGTGGCCACCCGCGCCGCCACCGCGAGCCGCCCCTCGCCGGGCAGTACCGCGCCCCCGCAGCAATCCCTCGCACTCGCGGCGGGGCTCGTCGCCATGGCCCAGCGGGCTGGACAAGACCTGCCGACAAGCGGCCGCACGCACGCCCTGCTGCGCGCCGAGGCCCGCGATGTCATGGCCACGCTGTGCGCCGCCATGCTGGGCGCACCGGTTCCGACCGGAACCTCCCTGCACGATCACATCTGCGCATGCTGGCGCCAGCCGGCCGCCGCCACCTTCGTACGACGCGCCCTGGTACTGATGGCGGACCATGAATTGAACGCCTCAGCCTTCTCGGTACGCGTGACGATTTCCACCGGCGCCTCATTGGCGGCCGGCGTCCTGGCGGGCCTGTCCGCGCTGTCCGGCCCGCTGCATGCCGGCGCCACGCAGGCCGTCGCCGCGCTCGCCGAAGCCGCGCGCCAGTCCGGCGCCGAAGCGGCGGTGCGCGCCTGCTTGAGCCAGGGACGCCCGGTGCCCGGCTTCGGCCACCCCTTGTATCCGGACGGCGATCCCCGCGCCGCCGCCCTGCTGGCGACCGCCAAGCCGCCGCTCCATTACCGTCGCCTGGCCGATTATGTCGAGCAGAGCGTAGGCGAAATCGCCAGCGTGGACTATGCCCTCGCCGCCGGTTGCGCCCGCCATGGCCTGCCGCCCGATGCCCCCTTCGTCCTGTTCGCCCTGGGCCGCTGCGTCGGCTGGCTGGCCCACGCCCTCGAACAAGCCGAAGCCCAAAGGCTTATCCGCCCCCGCGCCCGCTACGTCGGCGTCCCGCCCGCCGCTTAA
- a CDS encoding amidohydrolase family protein has protein sequence MFRRLLATFLVCMAGPSAAAEPEPANRDLLIHGAYVMTMDPDLGDIENGDVLIRAGRIAAVGRGLKAEGVRRIDAHGMVVLPGFVDAHTHLYVTTMRGQFRNANGQFFPVSSRLARAMQPNDVRVAMYTGALELLQSGVTTTGDFFDNVLTKEHGQAGLDGLNAAGIRAILYLGGPDKTTQHPIDLTQLAELAHKQGADARVQIGLAWRLPRNREDAANWAMRQKEYDTARQLALPIQVHVSGEPGPMFDALIQRGYLYPDLTVVHATDATPAQLQALEKAGASAVLTPVSEHRVGYGLTRLDHFLSVGRLGLGLDGNALAGSADMFSTLRLAALTWSGATRDEKAPDPRQLLQLATRGGAQAMGLQKEIGTLAPGKRADLQIVDLAALNFSGYGGGDPAALLVYSAHPENVRTVLVDGRPVKEDGRLVGVDAADVVEQANASARALLDRAPPPQSQARIDGKTSR, from the coding sequence ATGTTCAGACGTCTACTGGCGACCTTCCTGGTCTGCATGGCCGGGCCCTCGGCCGCCGCCGAACCCGAACCCGCCAACCGCGACTTGCTCATACACGGCGCGTACGTGATGACGATGGACCCCGACCTGGGCGACATCGAGAATGGTGACGTCCTGATCCGCGCCGGACGTATCGCCGCGGTCGGCCGCGGTCTGAAGGCCGAAGGCGTTCGGCGCATCGACGCGCACGGCATGGTCGTCCTGCCGGGCTTCGTCGATGCACACACGCATTTGTACGTCACGACGATGCGCGGCCAATTCCGCAATGCCAACGGCCAGTTTTTCCCCGTCAGCTCGCGCCTGGCGCGCGCCATGCAGCCGAATGACGTCCGGGTCGCCATGTACACAGGCGCGCTGGAGCTGCTGCAATCCGGTGTCACCACCACCGGCGACTTCTTCGACAACGTGCTGACGAAGGAACACGGGCAAGCCGGCCTGGACGGTCTGAACGCGGCAGGCATACGGGCCATCCTCTACCTCGGCGGTCCGGACAAGACCACACAACACCCCATCGATCTCACCCAACTGGCTGAACTGGCGCACAAACAAGGCGCCGACGCACGGGTGCAAATAGGCCTGGCCTGGCGCCTGCCCCGCAACCGCGAAGACGCCGCGAACTGGGCCATGCGGCAGAAGGAATACGACACGGCGCGCCAGCTTGCCCTGCCCATCCAGGTCCACGTCAGCGGCGAGCCCGGCCCCATGTTCGACGCCTTGATCCAGCGCGGCTATCTCTATCCCGACCTGACGGTGGTGCACGCCACCGATGCCACCCCTGCTCAGTTGCAAGCCTTGGAAAAGGCGGGCGCCAGCGCCGTGCTGACGCCGGTCAGCGAACACCGGGTCGGCTACGGCCTGACGCGACTCGATCACTTCCTGTCCGTGGGCCGTCTGGGCCTGGGGCTGGATGGCAATGCCCTGGCCGGCAGCGCGGACATGTTCTCGACCCTGAGGCTGGCAGCGCTGACCTGGAGCGGCGCCACGCGCGACGAAAAAGCCCCCGATCCCCGCCAACTGCTGCAACTGGCCACGCGCGGCGGCGCGCAAGCGATGGGGCTGCAAAAGGAGATCGGCACGCTGGCGCCGGGCAAACGCGCGGACCTGCAGATCGTCGATCTGGCGGCGCTGAATTTCAGTGGCTATGGCGGCGGCGACCCGGCGGCCCTGCTGGTGTACTCAGCTCATCCGGAAAATGTGCGCACCGTCCTGGTGGACGGCCGGCCCGTCAAGGAGGACGGGCGCCTGGTCGGCGTCGATGCCGCCGACGTCGTCGAGCAGGCCAATGCATCCGCCCGCGCGCTGTTGGACCGGGCCCCGCCACCGCAGAGCCAGGCCCGCATCGATGGCAAGACCTCTCGATAA
- a CDS encoding hemolysin III family protein, producing MYKGERFNIGTHLLGFCVAIAGVVWLGLRLGHTPASAGDVAGYVMYAIGLLMVYFTSTLFHGSRGRGKAFWATADHCAIYMLIAGTYTGMALQCLHGGLLYALLTGVWLLAAYGVSTEMRAPRSSKPSLRRYLLVGWMVVGALIPVMDSMNALSLAALLAGAAIYSAGTFFYRNPRGWKHAHGIWHLFVLAGSACHYFAIMALLQVARAA from the coding sequence ATGTACAAGGGCGAGCGATTCAATATCGGCACGCACCTGCTCGGCTTTTGCGTGGCCATCGCGGGCGTGGTCTGGCTTGGCCTGCGGCTGGGACACACGCCGGCCAGCGCGGGTGACGTCGCGGGCTATGTCATGTATGCCATCGGTTTGCTGATGGTCTATTTCACGTCCACGCTGTTTCATGGCTCGCGCGGGCGCGGCAAGGCCTTCTGGGCAACGGCCGACCATTGCGCCATCTACATGCTGATCGCCGGCACGTACACGGGCATGGCGCTGCAATGCCTGCACGGCGGCCTGCTCTACGCCCTGTTGACGGGTGTCTGGCTGCTGGCCGCGTATGGCGTGAGCACCGAAATGCGCGCCCCGCGCAGCAGCAAGCCCTCCCTGCGGCGCTACCTGCTGGTGGGCTGGATGGTCGTGGGCGCATTGATACCCGTCATGGACAGCATGAACGCCCTCAGCCTGGCCGCGCTGCTGGCCGGCGCGGCGATATACAGCGCCGGCACCTTCTTCTACCGCAATCCCCGCGGATGGAAGCATGCCCACGGCATCTGGCACCTTTTCGTCCTGGCAGGCAGCGCCTGCCATTACTTCGCCATCATGGCCTTGCTGCAGGTGGCCAGAGCCGCATAA
- a CDS encoding organic hydroperoxide resistance protein: MSKIDKVIYTGKTRTTGGREGYTKSDDGRLDVKLSPPGSNGPGTNPEQMFAAGWSACFIGAMGRAAKELNVTVPADVAVDAEVDLGSGEGGFFLQARLAVSLPGLSRETAQAVVEAANKICPYSQMAHGNIDATLTVSV, from the coding sequence ATGAGCAAGATCGACAAGGTCATCTACACCGGCAAGACCCGCACCACTGGCGGCCGCGAAGGCTATACCAAGAGCGATGACGGTCGCCTTGACGTCAAGCTGTCGCCCCCGGGCAGCAATGGCCCGGGCACGAACCCGGAGCAGATGTTCGCGGCTGGATGGTCGGCCTGCTTCATCGGCGCGATGGGACGCGCGGCCAAGGAGCTGAACGTCACCGTGCCGGCGGACGTGGCGGTCGATGCGGAAGTGGATCTGGGTTCAGGGGAAGGCGGCTTCTTCCTGCAGGCCCGTCTGGCGGTAAGCCTGCCCGGCCTGTCACGCGAAACCGCGCAAGCCGTGGTCGAGGCGGCCAACAAGATCTGCCCGTATTCGCAGATGGCCCACGGCAACATCGACGCGACCTTGACGGTCAGCGTCTGA
- a CDS encoding MarR family winged helix-turn-helix transcriptional regulator: MTRKSHNDRDIAKLGDFMCFAVYSTNLAYSRVYKPVLEKLGLTYPQYVTIICLWEEDNQTVKGLSEKLFLEPSTMTPMLKRLEAMGYVRRARDSQDERSVRITLTDTGRELREQALAYREITAKATGLAPEEFRILQKAIVNLRGNLMDAAPRYHGG; this comes from the coding sequence ATGACCAGGAAATCCCACAACGACCGCGACATCGCGAAGCTGGGCGACTTCATGTGCTTCGCCGTCTATTCCACGAACCTCGCCTATTCGCGCGTCTACAAGCCCGTGCTGGAAAAGCTGGGCCTGACCTACCCCCAGTACGTCACGATCATCTGCCTGTGGGAAGAGGACAACCAGACCGTCAAAGGCCTGAGCGAAAAGCTGTTCCTGGAGCCCAGCACGATGACCCCCATGCTGAAGCGCCTGGAAGCCATGGGCTATGTGCGGCGCGCACGCGACAGCCAGGACGAGCGCAGCGTGCGCATCACGCTGACCGACACCGGCCGGGAACTGCGGGAGCAAGCGCTCGCCTACCGCGAGATCACCGCCAAGGCGACGGGCCTGGCGCCCGAGGAATTCCGGATATTGCAGAAAGCCATCGTCAACCTGCGCGGCAATCTGATGGACGCGGCCCCGCGCTATCATGGCGGCTGA
- a CDS encoding RNA-binding S4 domain-containing protein, with product MADKLRLDKWLWAARFYKTRSLAVDEIGKGRVLVNDQPAKPAREVGPGDTITLRKETPAMQVRVMAVSAVRGPAPVARTLYEETPESAAARAQAAEMRRLAPEPAQTISDGRPTKRDRRLIDMMRGK from the coding sequence ATGGCCGACAAACTGCGCCTCGATAAATGGCTATGGGCCGCGCGCTTCTACAAGACGCGCAGCCTGGCCGTCGATGAAATCGGCAAAGGCCGGGTGCTGGTCAACGACCAGCCCGCCAAGCCGGCGCGCGAAGTCGGCCCGGGCGACACCATCACGCTGCGCAAGGAAACACCGGCGATGCAGGTCCGCGTGATGGCCGTCAGCGCGGTACGGGGCCCCGCGCCCGTGGCCCGCACCCTCTACGAAGAAACGCCGGAGAGCGCGGCGGCCCGCGCCCAGGCGGCGGAGATGCGCCGCCTTGCGCCCGAGCCCGCGCAAACCATCAGCGATGGCCGCCCGACCAAGCGCGACCGGCGGCTGATCGACATGATGCGCGGCAAGTAG
- a CDS encoding fumarylacetoacetate hydrolase family protein, whose translation MKWIRAHLEGGERGQEGAVHAGSTNAFYAQLDENDRVLPVRGDPFLGSEPTGDILRLDDVRLDVPVVPPTFYCVGLNYTRHIATEGLKIPDKPDVGYRANNALIAHGQDVIMPADATKVHYEGELVVVIGKRARNLTPEQARSCVFGYTMGNDVSERNWQKSDRTFWRSKNSDTFKPMGPWIETDVDVARMETVVTLNGKESTRFHTNDMLFGIDTFISTMSRYLTLYPGDILWMGTDGHSPDLVDGDVVEVSLTGLGVLRNRFVREQ comes from the coding sequence ATGAAATGGATACGTGCCCATCTGGAGGGCGGAGAGCGCGGGCAAGAGGGAGCCGTGCACGCGGGATCGACGAACGCGTTCTACGCGCAACTCGATGAGAACGACCGTGTGCTGCCCGTGCGGGGCGATCCCTTTTTGGGATCCGAGCCAACCGGCGACATCCTGCGCCTGGATGACGTGCGCCTGGACGTGCCGGTGGTCCCGCCGACCTTCTACTGCGTGGGCTTGAACTACACCAGGCACATCGCCACGGAAGGGCTGAAGATTCCGGACAAGCCTGATGTCGGGTACCGCGCCAACAATGCCCTGATCGCGCATGGCCAGGATGTCATCATGCCCGCCGACGCCACCAAGGTGCATTACGAAGGCGAGCTGGTCGTGGTCATCGGCAAGCGGGCGCGCAACCTGACGCCGGAGCAGGCCCGTTCCTGCGTGTTCGGCTACACCATGGGCAACGACGTCAGCGAGCGCAACTGGCAGAAGTCCGACCGCACGTTCTGGCGGTCCAAGAATTCCGACACGTTCAAGCCCATGGGGCCGTGGATAGAAACGGACGTGGATGTGGCGCGCATGGAAACCGTGGTCACGCTCAACGGCAAGGAGAGCACGCGCTTCCACACCAATGACATGCTGTTCGGCATCGACACCTTCATCAGCACGATGAGCCGCTACCTGACGCTGTATCCCGGCGACATCCTGTGGATGGGCACCGATGGCCATTCGCCCGACCTGGTCGACGGCGATGTGGTGGAAGTGTCCCTGACGGGGCTGGGTGTCTTGCGCAACCGCTTCGTGCGGGAGCAGTGA
- a CDS encoding nuclear transport factor 2 family protein has product MVDTEKSTGRGPGDNAAALMQCHNQVMAFYRDLDDSRYEALADRLAPGAAWHRQGKVLNSRQAVLDALAPRSKTQRIHHLIVNLLADSVDDGHCRMRAYMLVLRHDSGSAPQGPSPLTGFENVRTMYIDLARVGDAWLIKEMRGDEPTFAAAAR; this is encoded by the coding sequence ATGGTCGATACAGAAAAATCCACGGGCCGCGGTCCGGGCGATAACGCCGCCGCGCTGATGCAGTGCCACAACCAGGTGATGGCGTTCTATCGCGACCTGGATGACAGCCGCTACGAAGCGCTGGCGGACAGGTTGGCGCCTGGCGCGGCGTGGCATCGGCAGGGCAAGGTGCTCAACAGCCGGCAGGCGGTACTGGACGCGCTGGCGCCGCGCTCGAAGACGCAACGCATCCATCATCTGATCGTCAATCTGCTGGCGGACAGCGTGGATGACGGCCACTGCCGCATGCGGGCGTATATGCTGGTGTTGCGGCATGACAGTGGCAGTGCCCCACAAGGGCCGTCCCCGCTGACGGGGTTCGAGAACGTACGCACCATGTATATCGACCTGGCCCGCGTCGGCGACGCATGGTTGATCAAGGAAATGCGCGGGGACGAACCCACGTTCGCGGCGGCAGCGCGGTAA